A genomic stretch from Lathyrus oleraceus cultivar Zhongwan6 chromosome 2, CAAS_Psat_ZW6_1.0, whole genome shotgun sequence includes:
- the LOC127118953 gene encoding kinesin-like protein KIN-14R yields the protein MDPMELADLRNEPQTLISEHHDSIMEEAGDSLLDSMLCDSSSKLIPSGFTRSENGDECVMFVNAGGDALNEAADGVKFLGDIFFDGGNVFRTNEQIVEGGNYPSIYQSARVGSFCYRIENLPPGHYLVDLHFVEIINVNGPKGMRVFNVYIQDEKVLSELDIYAVVGVNKPLQLIDSRATVKDDGVILIRFESLNGSPVVSGICIRRASVPPVISDFIQCNYCDAQIEISSSQIKVLQTKSTARYQNKIKELTMQCELKANECYEAWTSLTETSRKMEEVQTELDQVTFMSLTTEQTVEKLAENLRSISIRYELDKKKWAEAITSLEEKIKSMKSDQAQLSLEAHDCVDSIPGLNKMVFAVQELVKQCEDLKVKYYEEMTKRKKLFNEVQEAKGNIRVFCRCRPLNKVEMSAGCTTVVDFDAAKDGCLGILTTGSSAKKTFRFDRVYTPKDDQVDVFADASSMVISVLDGYNVCIFAYGQTGTGKTFTMEGIEQNRGVNYRTLEHLFRVSKERSETFSYDIAVSVLEVYNEQIRDLLATGPASKRLEIKQSSEGYHHVPGVVEAKVDNICDVWNVLQTGSNARAVGSNNVNEHSSRSHCMLCIMVKTKNLMNGECTKSKLWLVDLAGSERLAKTDVQGERLKEAQNINRSLSALGDVISSLAAKSSHIPYRNSKLTHLLQDSLGGDSKTLMFVQISPSDQDVGETLSSLNFATRVRGVELGPVKKQIDTSELQKTKALLDKARSECRSKDESMKKLEESLQTIESKAKGKDNIHRSLQEKIKELEGQIELKTSMQNQSEKQISQLCEKLKGKEETCCTLQHKVKELEKKIKEQLQTETANFQQKVWDLEKKLKDQFQGSESESSLLKDKIMELERKLKEEQNSESMLKQQMKELEEKYTEREQQWQQTHLVEAVKVVATPEIVRSHANDECPNEIEARILRSSNSVNRPINQSSAFLKGNDSTQQMRNKRQFRSNEVENHYSMPRTSLHDRKITRKSEPPKIVRTGRLATKPPVITNQAPVSHKRASTSRDQAQGVKERDSKKKIWS from the exons ATGGATCCCATGGAACTCGCTGATCTTCGGAACGAGCCACAAACCCTAATTTCAGAACATCACGACTCAATAATGGAAGAGGCTGGTGATTCTTTGTTGGATTCAATGCTCTGCGATTCCAGTTCCAAACTCATTCCATCTGGGTTTACCAGATCTGAAAATGGAG ATGAGTGTGTTATGTTTGTAAATGCGGGAGGGGATGCTTTAAATGAAGCAGCTGATGGAGTTAAGTTTCTGGGTGATATCTTTTTTGATGGTGGGAATGTTTTCCGCACCAACGAGCAAATAGTGGAAGGCGGAAATTACCCGTCTATATATCAGTCAGCTCGGGTGGGAAGTTTTTGTTATAGAATTGAGAACCTTCCTCCTGGACACTATCTTGTGGACCTTCATTTTGTGGAAATCATTAATGTAAATGGACCAAAAGGAATGAGGGTGTTCAATGTTTACATTCAAGACGAAAAG GTTCTATCCGAATTGGATATATATGCAGTTGTTGGAGTCAACAAGCCACTGCAATTGATAGATTCTAGGGCCACTGTGAAGGATGATGGGGTAATTCTCATAAGATTTGAAAGTTTAAATGGAAGCCCAGTTGTTAGTGGGATTTGCATTCGGAGAGCGTCAG TTCCGCCAGTGATAAGTGATTTCATTCAATGTAACTACTGTGATGCGCAGATTGAAATCTCTTCATCTCAG ATCAAAGTCTTGCAGACAAAATCTACAGCAAGGTATCAGAATAAGATAAAGGAGCTCACGATGCAGTGCGAGCTCAAAGCAAATGAATGCTATGAGGCGTGGACGTCATTAACTGAAACAAGTAGGAAAATGGAAGAAGTCCAGACGGAGCTTGACCAAGTGACATTTATGTCACTCACTACTG AACAAACTGTGGAGAAACTAGCCGAGAACTTGAGGAGTATTTCTATCAGGTATGAACTTGATAAGAAGAAATGGGCAGAAGCAATTACCAGTTTAGAGGAAAAAATAAAG TCGATGAAGAGTGATCAGGCTCAGCTTTCCCTGGAAGCACATGATTGTGTCGATTCAATCCCTGGATTAAATAAGATGGTTTTTGCCGTTCAAGAATTGG TTAAGCAGTGTGAAGATCTCAAAGTGAAGTATTACGAAGAGATGACAAAGAGAAAGAAGCTATTCAATGAAGTTCAAGAGGCTAAAG GGAACATTAGGGTTTTCTGCCGTTGTCGACCATTGAATAAGGTTGAAATGTCAGCTGGATGTACAACAGTTGTGGATTTTGATGCGGCAAAGGATGGATGCCTTGGAATTTTGACAACTGGCAGCTCTGCTAAAAAAACATTCAGATTTGACAGGGTTTATACACCAAAAGATGATCAAG TTGATGTTTTTGCTGATGCATCATCGATGGTAATCTCTGTGCTGGATGGCTACAATGTTTGTATCTTTGCTTACGGACAAACAGGAACAGGAAAAACGTTTACTATGGAAGGAATAGAGCAGAATCGAGGAGTCAATTACAGGACTCTTGAGCATTTGTTTAGAGTAAGTAAGGAAAGGAGTGAAACATTTTCATATGACATAGCCGTTAGTGTGCTTGAGGTTTATAATGAACAAATCAGAGACCTATTGGCTACAGGACCAGCATCAAAAAG ATTGGAGATAAAACAAAGTTCTGAAGGATATCATCATGTCCCTGGTGTCGTAGAAGCCAAGGTTGACAACATATGTGACGTGTGGAACGTACTGCAGACTGGGAGTAATGCTAGAGCAGTTGGAAGTAATAATGTTAATGAGCATAGTAGTCGATCTCATTG CATGCTATGTATAATGGTAAAGACTAAAAATTTGATGAATGGTGAGTGTACCAAGAGCAAGCTTTGGCTTGTGGATTTGGCAGGTAGTGAGAGACTTGCAAAGACTGATGTGCAAGGGGAACGACTTAAGGAAGCACAGAATATTAATCGATCTCTTTCCGCTCTTGGAGATGTGATATCCTCTTTAGCTGCAAAAAGTAGTCACATTCCGTATAG GAACTCTAAATTGACACATTTACTCCAAGACTCATTAG GAGGCGACTCAAaaactttgatgtttgtacaAATAAGTCCATCAGATCAGGACGTAGGTGAGACTCTGAGCTCACTTAATTTTGCAACTAGAGTGAGGGGGGTTGAGTTAGGCCCTGTTAAGAAGCAAATTGACACTAGTGAACTTCAAAAGACAAAAGCACTG CTTGACAAAGCACGGAGTGAGTGCAGAAGTAAAGATGAATCTATGAAGAAACTAGAAGAGAGTTTGCAAACCATTGAAAGTAAGGCCAAAGGAAAGGATAATATCCACAGAAGTCTACAAGAAAAGATTAAAGAACTTGAAGGCCAGATTGAGCTCAAAACATCTATGCAAAACCAATCAGAGAAACAAATTTCTCAGTTATGTGAGAAGTTGAAGGGAAAAGAAGAAACCTGCTGTACACTCCAGCATAAG GTCAAAGAGCtagagaaaaaaataaaagaacagctgCAGACGGAGACAGCCAATTTCCAACAAAAG GTTTGGGATCTAGAAAAGAAGCTGAAAGATCAGTTTCAAGGGTCTGAGTCTGAATCTTCCTTACTTAAAGATAAG ATCATGGAGCTTGAGAGAAAACTGAAAGAGGAGCAGAACTCAGAGTCCATGCTTAAACAACAG ATGAAGGAACTAGAGGAGAAATACACAGAGCGAGAACAACAGTGGCAGCAAACTCACCTAGTTGAAGCAGTAAAAGTGGTGGCCACACCTGAAATAGTTAGAAGCCACGCAAATGACGAATGTCCAAATGAGATTGAGGCTCGCATTTTACGTAGTTCAAACTCGGTAAACCGCCCGATAAATCAAAGTTCTGCTTTCTTAAAAGGGAATGATTCTACTCAACAGATGAGAAACAAAAGGCAATTCAGAAGCAACGAAGTTGAGAACCATTATTCCATGCCACGGACCTCTTTACACGATAGAAAAATCACAAGGAAATCTGAGCCACCTAAAATTGTAAGGACTGGTAGGCTAGCAACCAAACCGCCCGTTATTACCAATCAAGCTCCTGTGTCTCATAAGAGAGCTAGCACAAGCAGAGATCAGGCTCAAGGAGTTAAAGAGAGGGACAGTAAGAAGAAAATATGGTCATGA